A single genomic interval of Stieleria maiorica harbors:
- a CDS encoding sulfatase family protein: MDRILSFALAVAVQCFALSCSAADRPNIVMAFADDWGKYASVYATLEPGGPSDVISTPNFDRLAADGVLFTRAYVSAPSCTPCRSSLLSGQHFWRCGRASILQGATWDFSNPAYPLILEKAGYRIGHTYKVWSPGSPADAPHGGKRTSFNSHGRRFNGFSQVAMKAKDRQAGKAMLLEEVRHNVRSFLDADGDQAVDGDAPFCYWFGPTNCHRKWIAGSGKALWGIDPDDLKGKLPPYLPDVDVVRQDVADYLGEAQAFDASLGVIVEELRRVGQLNNTILVVSGDHGIPGVTRGKCNLYDLGTSVPLAIHWPGGINNPGRVVDDFVSLPDLAPTFLQAAGESIPDVMTARSLVGILESEQDGQVDPARDAVFTGRERHVAEARAGNKPYPQRAIRTDQYLYIINFQPDRWPMGDAAGFGREDGPMPSLEPLRENTRSAFADLDASPTKAWVVLHREEDPQSFEYAVGRRPRFELYDIQADPHCMQNLASDVKHDATRQALHTRLMAELERTGDPRVSDDVVFERSPFTD; the protein is encoded by the coding sequence ATGGATCGAATTTTGAGTTTCGCACTAGCGGTGGCCGTCCAGTGTTTCGCGCTGTCCTGCTCCGCCGCCGATCGACCGAACATCGTGATGGCGTTTGCCGATGATTGGGGCAAATACGCCAGCGTCTACGCAACGCTCGAGCCCGGTGGTCCCAGCGATGTCATCTCCACGCCCAATTTTGATCGCCTTGCCGCCGACGGTGTGCTGTTCACTCGGGCCTATGTCAGCGCGCCGTCGTGCACGCCGTGCCGCAGTTCGTTGCTATCGGGCCAGCACTTTTGGCGATGCGGCCGGGCGTCGATCCTGCAGGGCGCGACCTGGGACTTTTCCAATCCCGCCTACCCGCTGATCCTGGAAAAAGCGGGTTATCGGATCGGTCACACCTACAAGGTTTGGTCGCCGGGTTCACCCGCCGATGCGCCGCACGGAGGCAAGCGGACCTCGTTCAACAGTCACGGCCGCCGATTCAACGGGTTTTCCCAGGTTGCGATGAAAGCCAAAGATCGCCAAGCCGGGAAAGCGATGCTGTTGGAGGAGGTTCGTCATAACGTGCGGTCGTTTTTGGACGCCGATGGTGATCAAGCCGTCGATGGCGACGCACCGTTTTGTTATTGGTTCGGGCCGACGAACTGTCACCGCAAATGGATCGCCGGCAGCGGCAAGGCGTTGTGGGGAATCGATCCGGACGATCTGAAAGGAAAGCTGCCACCGTATCTGCCGGATGTCGACGTCGTCCGCCAAGACGTTGCCGATTACCTGGGCGAAGCCCAAGCGTTTGACGCGTCGCTGGGCGTGATCGTTGAAGAACTGCGCCGCGTCGGACAACTCAACAACACGATCTTGGTGGTCAGCGGCGACCATGGAATCCCGGGTGTCACGCGTGGCAAATGCAACCTGTACGATTTGGGAACCAGTGTTCCGCTGGCGATCCATTGGCCCGGAGGGATCAACAACCCCGGCCGCGTCGTCGACGATTTCGTCTCGCTGCCCGACCTGGCGCCGACGTTCTTGCAAGCCGCCGGCGAATCGATCCCAGACGTCATGACCGCAAGATCGTTAGTCGGCATCCTGGAAAGTGAACAAGACGGCCAGGTCGATCCGGCCCGCGACGCCGTCTTCACCGGCCGCGAACGTCACGTCGCCGAAGCACGCGCGGGCAACAAGCCCTACCCCCAACGCGCGATCCGCACCGATCAGTACTTGTACATCATCAATTTCCAGCCCGATCGTTGGCCGATGGGTGACGCGGCGGGATTCGGCAGGGAAGACGGCCCGATGCCTTCACTGGAACCATTGCGTGAAAACACACGCAGTGCCTTTGCTGATCTGGATGCGAGCCCGACGAAGGCTTGGGTGGTGCTGCATCGCGAGGAAGACCCCCAGTCGTTCGAGTACGCGGTCGGCCGGCGTCCCCGGTTTGAACTGTACGACATCCAGGCCGATCCGCATTGCATGCAGAATTTGGCGTCCGATGTCAAACACGACGCCACCCGCCAAGCGTTGCACACCCGGCTGATGGCGGAACTGGAACGCACCGGCGACCCGCGGGTCAGCGACGACGTGGTGTTCGAACGATCGCCGTTTACGGACTGA
- a CDS encoding PEP-CTERM sorting domain-containing protein (PEP-CTERM proteins occur, often in large numbers, in the proteomes of bacteria that also encode an exosortase, a predicted intramembrane cysteine proteinase. The presence of a PEP-CTERM domain at a protein's C-terminus predicts cleavage within the sorting domain, followed by covalent anchoring to some some component of the (usually Gram-negative) cell surface. Many PEP-CTERM proteins exhibit an unusual sequence composition that includes large numbers of potential glycosylation sites. Expression of one such protein has been shown restore the ability of a bacterium to form floc, a type of biofilm.), which yields MTLTFCRVMVMACCLLWTSSGHAEMVFLNNSNATVALGASMAAEPFANRSTAASLASIMDLPSADATEFHNQSTHVWINGGMLEVDFDFGTEYDLTSFHLWNYVTETFDVDRVELTFFNAAMTQVGDFSVIDPIFGNTQGSESFPISGETIAIGDPKNVQFVNAVFSGTNGQVDFNNAGFTGQIAAVPEPGAIAMLTACAGLLVTKRRRRL from the coding sequence ATGACGTTGACGTTCTGTCGTGTGATGGTGATGGCTTGCTGTCTTCTGTGGACCTCTTCGGGTCATGCGGAAATGGTGTTTCTGAACAATTCCAATGCAACCGTCGCACTTGGTGCGAGCATGGCGGCGGAACCGTTTGCCAACCGCAGTACGGCCGCTTCGTTGGCCAGCATCATGGACCTTCCGTCAGCCGATGCAACCGAATTTCACAATCAGTCGACACACGTTTGGATCAACGGTGGGATGTTGGAAGTCGACTTCGATTTTGGGACCGAATACGACCTCACGTCCTTTCATCTTTGGAATTACGTGACCGAGACCTTCGATGTGGATCGGGTCGAACTGACGTTCTTCAATGCCGCGATGACGCAGGTCGGCGACTTCTCTGTCATCGACCCGATTTTTGGCAACACGCAAGGTTCAGAGTCGTTTCCGATCAGCGGCGAAACGATTGCGATCGGAGATCCGAAGAACGTCCAGTTCGTCAACGCCGTCTTCTCGGGAACGAACGGTCAGGTTGATTTCAACAATGCGGGATTCACCGGGCAAATCGCTGCCGTTCCCGAACCGGGAGCGATCGCCATGCTCACCGCCTGCGCGGGATTGCTGGTGACGAAACGTCGACGACGACTTTGA
- a CDS encoding Uma2 family endonuclease, whose protein sequence is MSTTLKLTVPEYEQMIARGAFTCLKRKIEFIGGELREMSPAGPVHDDYIEFLIGWAAELAAKNECRIRCRSGLLVANSVPEPDFTLLAPKRYGRSRPTADDVYLLVEVADSSLTYDLGEKSQLYARSGIREYWVIDVAGRTLHRHTDPVNGSYQSVDRYDEHSTVTPAFFPSLALSLSELFLKD, encoded by the coding sequence ATGAGCACCACGTTGAAACTCACCGTCCCCGAATACGAGCAGATGATTGCTCGAGGTGCGTTTACCTGCCTGAAGCGCAAGATCGAATTCATCGGAGGAGAGCTGCGAGAAATGAGTCCTGCCGGGCCGGTGCATGATGACTACATTGAATTCTTGATCGGTTGGGCAGCCGAACTTGCTGCAAAGAACGAATGTCGAATTCGCTGTCGATCGGGGTTGCTGGTCGCCAATAGCGTGCCGGAACCCGATTTTACACTGCTCGCTCCCAAGCGTTACGGACGCAGCCGGCCGACAGCTGATGATGTCTATCTATTGGTCGAAGTCGCAGACTCCAGTTTAACGTACGACCTGGGTGAAAAGTCTCAGCTGTACGCACGAAGCGGAATCCGGGAGTACTGGGTCATTGATGTCGCTGGCCGAACGCTCCATCGACATACTGATCCAGTTAACGGCAGCTATCAAAGTGTCGACCGGTACGACGAACATTCCACCGTGACCCCAGCGTTCTTTCCGTCGCTCGCGCTCTCGCTTTCAGAACTGTTTCTTAAGGACTGA
- a CDS encoding aminotransferase class III-fold pyridoxal phosphate-dependent enzyme: protein MSQPANESTQTVADALRNDPRIAQAKRLVAEAIGEHAGRLSVRPSPTSMKESFAALIDRLSAVRGGPPIWPYLSSGLGRGPYVELADGSVKLDFICGIGVHGAGHSDPGMVAAAIDAAIEDTVMQGNLQQNPASVVMMEKLTALAQSGGASLPHCLLSTSGAMANENALKIAMHHKTPADRVIAFDNAFAGRTFAMATLTDRPNYRSGLPLTFPVDYLPFRDPANPERSTRWAVDELHRLLKRHPGRYAAFWAEPIAGEGGYYPGSNEFFNALCQPLKDAGVPIIFDEVQSFSRTSRPFAFQHFGLDQFADIVTVGKITQVCATLYSSEMKPTGPILSQTFTGASASIATGIEMLDRLESNGCFGPAGQNMRLASYFQDALARLAERYPGKISGPYGEGMMVAFTPGDGSFDAAKKLMMHLFDIGLLGFVCGGDPTRIRFLPPPATTTEAHIDHAIELLDQGLATLS from the coding sequence GTGAGTCAACCTGCCAACGAATCGACCCAGACGGTCGCTGATGCCCTTCGAAACGACCCCCGAATCGCCCAGGCCAAGCGTCTGGTCGCCGAAGCGATCGGTGAGCACGCGGGGCGACTGTCGGTGCGTCCGTCGCCGACGTCGATGAAAGAGAGCTTCGCTGCCCTGATCGACCGATTGTCTGCCGTCCGGGGCGGGCCACCGATCTGGCCCTACCTGTCCTCGGGGCTCGGCCGCGGTCCCTACGTCGAACTTGCCGACGGCAGCGTCAAACTGGATTTCATCTGCGGCATCGGGGTCCATGGTGCCGGGCACAGCGACCCGGGAATGGTGGCCGCGGCGATCGATGCGGCGATCGAAGACACGGTGATGCAAGGCAACTTGCAACAAAACCCGGCCAGCGTCGTGATGATGGAAAAGCTGACTGCGTTGGCCCAGTCCGGCGGCGCGTCGCTGCCGCACTGCCTGCTTTCGACCAGCGGCGCGATGGCCAACGAAAACGCGCTCAAGATCGCGATGCACCACAAGACGCCGGCCGATCGCGTCATCGCGTTCGACAACGCCTTTGCCGGGCGAACGTTTGCGATGGCGACCTTGACCGACCGACCGAATTATCGATCGGGGTTGCCGCTGACGTTCCCGGTCGACTACCTGCCCTTTCGCGACCCCGCCAACCCCGAACGAAGCACCCGATGGGCCGTCGATGAATTGCATCGATTGCTGAAACGTCACCCGGGCCGCTACGCCGCATTCTGGGCCGAACCGATCGCCGGTGAAGGCGGTTATTACCCCGGCAGCAACGAGTTCTTCAACGCGCTGTGTCAGCCGCTCAAAGACGCCGGAGTGCCGATCATCTTTGACGAAGTCCAAAGCTTTTCCAGGACCAGTCGTCCGTTCGCGTTCCAGCATTTCGGGCTGGACCAGTTCGCCGACATCGTCACGGTCGGCAAAATCACCCAGGTCTGTGCGACGTTGTACAGCAGCGAAATGAAACCCACCGGCCCGATCCTCAGCCAGACCTTCACCGGCGCGAGCGCCTCGATCGCGACCGGGATCGAAATGCTTGACCGCCTGGAAAGCAACGGCTGCTTCGGACCGGCCGGTCAAAACATGCGTTTGGCGTCGTATTTTCAAGACGCCCTGGCGCGGCTTGCTGAAAGGTACCCCGGCAAGATCAGCGGGCCGTATGGCGAAGGCATGATGGTCGCGTTCACACCCGGCGACGGCAGTTTCGATGCTGCCAAGAAACTGATGATGCACCTGTTTGATATCGGTTTGCTGGGATTCGTCTGCGGAGGCGACCCGACGCGGATCCGTTTCCTGCCGCCCCCGGCGACCACCACCGAAGCCCACATCGATCACGCCATCGAGCTGTTGGACCAAGGGCTGGCGACGCTTTCGTAG